A DNA window from Cydia pomonella isolate Wapato2018A chromosome 18, ilCydPomo1, whole genome shotgun sequence contains the following coding sequences:
- the LOC133527876 gene encoding uncharacterized protein LOC133527876, with translation MRMLRWSAGVTLLDKIRNQYIRGSFKVTPITDKLVEKRLRWYGHIQRRPLEHMVNVALAMPTTTRGSGRPPATWLTTVEKSLREQGINDAHLALNRAEWKKRTGRADSK, from the coding sequence ATGCGCATGCTGCGTTGGTCTGCAGGCGTCACTCTGCTGGATAAGATTAGAAACCAGTACATCAGGGGCAGTTTCAAAGTCACACCGATAACAGATAAACTTGTTGAGAAACGTCTACGGTGGTACGGGCACATTCAAAGACGACCTCTTGAACATATGGTCAATGTAGCCTTAGCGATGCCTACGACGACGCGAGGAAGCGGGAGACCACCTGCCACTTGGTTGACGACGGTGGAGAAAAGCCTGAGAGAGCAAGGGATTAATGACGCACACCTGGCACTAAACCGTGCAGAATGGAAGAAGAGGACAGGGAGGGCCGACTccaagtaa